A stretch of the Lactuca sativa cultivar Salinas chromosome 9, Lsat_Salinas_v11, whole genome shotgun sequence genome encodes the following:
- the LOC111895769 gene encoding protein NPGR2-like, giving the protein MVDLFFLQSYFTASSESLAVEDCSSGAYSSQATGENDRRSDTGNIEEAESSLRENGSLNFEEARALLGRYEYQKGNIEAALHVFEGIDIATVTPKMKISLSQRGEPRRRVSHNYGDPPLSIHAVGLLLEAILFHTSGQKKKKKKKQTCVL; this is encoded by the exons ATGGTGGATCT CTTCTTTCTTCAATCATATTTCACAGCTTCATCAGAATCATTAGCTGTGGAGGATTGTTCCTCTGGTGCTTATTCTTCTCAAGCCACTGGTGAAAACGATAGGAGGTCAGATACGGGTAATATTGAAGAAGCCGAATCATCTCTTCGTGAAAATGGTTCCTTAAATTTTGAG GAAGCAAGAGCGTTGTTAGGGAGATATGAATATCAAAAGGGAAACATAGAAGCTGCTCTTCATGTGTTTGAAGGGATAGATATAGCAACAGTAACTCCAAAGATGAAGATTAGTCTTTCCCAAAGAGGCGAACCTCGTAGAAGAGTTTCTCATAATTATGGGGATCCACCATTGTCTATACATGCTGTTGGTTTACTCCTTGAAGCAATTTTATTTCACACTTctggacaaaaaaaaaaaaaaaaaaaaaaacaaacctgTGTGCTGTGA
- the LOC128129143 gene encoding uncharacterized protein LOC128129143, producing MTGHEFTLELLHRNPLQCLEVLRMSRESFVRLCAHFRVHYALKDSKHVSVEEKMAMFLMMIGHNQRYVIIKRRFQHSKQTIHKFFHEVLDKMLLFAHDIIVPTSFNPNPNIPGHNRRLRRVFKGAVGALDGTLIHAVVPANKRDLYRSRGKGDCYQNVLAICDFNMMFTFVVAGWEGIAHDSRILSEALANPHAPFPLPPPDKYYLCDAAYANIRGFMAPYRNVRYWLGDFRRRRALTNKEKFNHAHAKLRNVIERAFGVLKARFPILKRMAPFSLVTQRNITLACFALHNFIRREGLRDEFFARYDEPNVSVRNNNAVVDNDEDEIPTHGTAADREYMTQLRDEIAEQLMQNME from the exons ATGACAGGacatgaatttacgttagagttacTTCACCGTAATCCTCTACAATGTCTTGAAGTGCTACGTATGTCCCGTGAATCATTTGTTCGGCTATGTGCTCATTTTAGAGTACACTACGCGTTAAAGGATAGCAAACATGTGTCGGTTGAGGAGAAGATGGCTATGTTTTTGATGATGATCGGTCATAACCAACGTTATGTGATTATCAAGCGGAGATTTCAACACTCAAAGCAAACAATTCATAAGTTTTTTCATGAAGTGTTGGACAAAATGTTGCTTTTCGCACATGACATTATAGTGCCAACTTCTTTTAATCCGAATCCAAATATTCCGGGACATAATAGGAGGCTACGACGGGTGTTCAAGGGAGCAGTTGGTGCACTTgatggcactttgatacatgcTGTTGTCCCTGCAAACAAACGGGATTTATATAGAAGTAGGGGAAAAGGCGATTGTTACCAAAACGTATTGGCAATATGTGACTTCAACATGATGTTTACGTTTGTTGTGGCCGGTTGGGAAGGGATAGCACACGATTCTAGAATTTTATCAGAAGCATTAGCAAATCCACATGCACCATTCCCGCTCCCACCACCAG ataaatattatctttgtgatgccgCCTATGCAAACATTCGAGGTTTTATGGCACCGTACCGTAATGTAAGGTATTGGCTTGGAGATTTCCGTCGAAGACGTGCATTAAcgaataaagaaaaatttaaccATGCACATGCAAAACTTCGGAATGTCATTGAGCGGGCTTTTGGTGTCTTGAAAGCACGATTCCCTATATTGAAGAGGATGGCACCATTCTCGTTGGTTACACAACGAAACATAACCCTAGCATGTTTTGCGCTTCATAATTTTATAAGAAGAGAGGGACTACGTGATGAGTTTTTTGCACGATATGATGAACCAAATGTCTCGGTTCGGAATAACAATGCAGTCGTTGATAATGATGAAGATGAGATTCCAACACATGGTACTGCAGCGGACCGTGAATATATGACCCAGTTACGGGATGAAATTGCCGAGCAATTGATGCAAAATATGGAATGA